Proteins encoded within one genomic window of Empedobacter falsenii:
- the gcvH gene encoding glycine cleavage system protein GcvH — translation MSIPNNLKYSKDHEWISVEGDVATIGITAFAQGELGDIVYVDVETEGETLGQEEVFGTVEAVKTVSDLFMPISGEVVEFNTELEGEPELINTDPYGKGWIIKVKIEDASQLDALLDAAAYGELIGA, via the coding sequence ATGAGCATTCCAAACAATTTAAAGTACAGTAAAGATCACGAGTGGATTTCTGTAGAAGGAGACGTAGCAACAATCGGTATTACAGCTTTCGCACAAGGAGAGTTAGGAGATATTGTTTATGTTGACGTAGAAACAGAAGGAGAAACTTTAGGTCAAGAAGAAGTATTTGGAACAGTAGAAGCAGTAAAAACAGTTTCTGACTTATTTATGCCAATTAGCGGTGAAGTTGTAGAATTTAACACTGAATTAGAAGGTGAGCCAGAATTAATCAACACTGATCCTTACGGAAAAGGGTGGATTATCAAAGTAAAAATTGAAGACGCTTCTCAATTAGATGCTTTATTAGACGCAGCTGCTTACGGAGAATTAATCGGTGCATAA
- the nadE gene encoding NAD(+) synthase, which yields MQTEKVVEYIVSWLKDYLETAHQKGFVIGISGGIDSAVTSTLCAMTGYPLLNLEMPIHQEKNQADRAKRHIEWLKNKFSSPIDSIEVDLTSTFDAMVSALPETETTDKVNLALANTRSRLRMTTLYYFAGLHNYLVAGTGNKVEDFGVGFYTKYGDGGVDLSPIADLMKSEVYKIAEFLGINTDIQKAKPTDGLFGDDRSDEDQLGANYDELEWAMKAKEAGKTADEFEGREKEVFEIYSRLNRINQHKMVPIPICDIPEELMK from the coding sequence ATGCAAACTGAAAAAGTTGTAGAATATATTGTTTCTTGGTTGAAAGATTATTTGGAAACAGCGCACCAAAAAGGCTTTGTGATTGGAATTTCGGGCGGAATTGATTCGGCTGTAACCTCAACGCTTTGTGCAATGACAGGTTATCCTTTGCTTAATTTGGAAATGCCAATTCATCAAGAAAAAAATCAAGCGGATAGAGCAAAACGTCATATTGAATGGTTAAAAAATAAGTTTTCGTCGCCAATCGATTCGATAGAAGTTGATTTAACCTCAACTTTTGATGCAATGGTTTCGGCTTTACCAGAAACGGAAACGACAGACAAAGTGAATTTAGCGTTGGCCAATACACGCTCTCGTTTACGTATGACAACACTTTATTATTTTGCTGGTTTACACAATTATTTGGTTGCAGGAACAGGAAATAAAGTCGAAGATTTTGGCGTTGGTTTTTATACAAAATACGGTGATGGCGGTGTAGATCTTAGTCCGATTGCTGATTTAATGAAATCGGAAGTGTATAAAATTGCTGAGTTTTTAGGCATTAATACAGATATTCAAAAAGCAAAACCAACCGATGGTTTATTTGGCGATGATCGTTCGGATGAAGATCAATTAGGAGCAAATTACGATGAATTGGAATGGGCGATGAAAGCGAAAGAAGCTGGAAAAACTGCAGATGAATTTGAAGGAAGAGAAAAAGAAGTTTTCGAGATTTATTCGAGATTAAATCGTATTAACCAACACAAGATGGTTCCAATTCCGATTTGTGATATTCCAGAGGAATTGATGAAGTAA
- the ruvA gene encoding Holliday junction branch migration protein RuvA has translation MITQLRGKLIEIYPTNAVIDCNGVGYWVNISLNTYSTLEHEELVTIFTHLIVREDAHILYGFATKLEREIFQKLISVNGVGPASGMMIISTLSSKEIATAIAQEDAKLLQSVKGIGAKTAQRIIIDLKDKLDQNLILDVNSTSVKNKSKNEALSALEVLGIPKKSAEKIMDKILQDQPDADVEFLVKETLKKI, from the coding sequence ATGATAACACAATTAAGAGGTAAATTAATCGAGATTTATCCAACAAATGCTGTAATAGATTGCAATGGTGTCGGATATTGGGTCAATATTTCATTGAATACGTATTCTACTTTAGAACACGAAGAGTTGGTTACAATTTTTACACATTTAATTGTTCGCGAAGATGCGCATATACTTTATGGATTTGCAACAAAATTAGAACGAGAAATTTTTCAGAAATTAATTAGTGTTAATGGTGTTGGTCCAGCTTCTGGAATGATGATTATTTCGACACTTTCTTCTAAAGAAATTGCAACCGCAATCGCTCAAGAAGATGCCAAATTATTACAAAGTGTAAAAGGAATTGGAGCTAAAACTGCGCAAAGAATCATCATTGATTTGAAAGATAAATTGGATCAAAATTTAATATTAGATGTTAATTCTACTTCGGTTAAAAATAAATCTAAGAATGAAGCGTTATCTGCTTTAGAAGTTTTAGGAATTCCTAAAAAATCTGCAGAGAAAATTATGGACAAAATCCTACAAGATCAACCAGATGCAGACGTGGAATTCTTAGTAAAAGAAACCTTGAAGAAAATTTAA
- a CDS encoding serine hydrolase, with translation MTKSYERGLFNGNVLVAKKGKIIYQKSFGFTDETKKTPLTKNSILNFGSIAKEFNAVAIMMLMERGKLNLDEPISKYNLDLPKWSEKVTTRHLINYASGIPRIENGLIVPKNDDEAWKILRKTDTLLFEPGKDYRYDNGNVFLQRRIIEKMTGMTFQDFVTKNIIKPLKMTNSVFDAKADYKNRTSCYDMDNKRCPEMEFISGWLWMDTNDMYKWVDAMDHNRLISRKSYETLLNNPYTKDHQGGSFGDYFGEEELQRHNGISYKFESLVLNDMKNDVVIILASNNRNKVWDLGHIIRDIMLGKSFEIPKKSIYQALRKEAQTDVNKAIETYYQLKKTSEKEYSFENPTELNTLGYELLRAGKINESIKIFQLVVKEFPNNASVADSLGEAYLTNKQYDLALEWYNKAINLGGTNGNAEKMIEKIIALKN, from the coding sequence ATGACAAAATCTTACGAAAGAGGTTTGTTCAATGGAAATGTTTTGGTTGCCAAAAAAGGAAAAATCATCTATCAAAAATCATTTGGTTTTACCGACGAAACAAAGAAAACACCCTTAACCAAAAACTCAATTTTAAATTTTGGCTCTATTGCAAAGGAATTTAATGCAGTTGCAATTATGATGTTGATGGAGCGTGGTAAACTCAATCTTGACGAGCCGATTTCGAAATACAATTTAGATTTACCAAAATGGTCAGAAAAAGTAACGACAAGACATCTGATTAATTACGCCAGCGGAATTCCCAGAATAGAAAATGGGCTAATAGTCCCGAAAAATGATGATGAAGCTTGGAAGATTCTGCGAAAAACGGATACGTTGTTATTTGAACCTGGAAAGGATTACCGATACGATAATGGCAATGTTTTTTTGCAAAGAAGAATTATTGAAAAAATGACAGGAATGACTTTTCAAGATTTTGTGACGAAAAACATTATCAAACCTTTGAAAATGACTAATTCTGTGTTTGATGCAAAAGCAGACTACAAAAATCGAACATCTTGCTACGATATGGATAATAAGCGTTGCCCAGAAATGGAATTTATCAGCGGTTGGCTTTGGATGGATACCAATGACATGTACAAATGGGTTGATGCGATGGATCACAATCGTTTAATTTCCAGAAAATCCTATGAAACCTTATTGAATAATCCCTACACAAAAGACCATCAAGGTGGATCATTTGGAGATTATTTTGGAGAAGAAGAATTGCAGCGTCACAATGGTATTTCCTACAAATTTGAATCGCTGGTGTTAAATGACATGAAAAACGATGTCGTTATCATTTTAGCATCCAACAATCGGAATAAAGTTTGGGATTTAGGACATATTATTCGTGATATTATGTTAGGAAAATCTTTTGAAATTCCTAAAAAATCAATTTACCAAGCTCTAAGAAAAGAAGCACAAACCGACGTCAATAAAGCGATTGAAACTTATTACCAACTGAAAAAGACTTCCGAAAAAGAATATAGTTTTGAAAATCCAACTGAACTCAATACTTTGGGCTACGAATTACTTAGAGCGGGCAAAATCAACGAGTCCATCAAGATATTTCAATTGGTTGTAAAAGAGTTCCCAAACAACGCCAGTGTTGCGGACAGTTTGGGTGAAGCTTACCTCACCAACAAGCAATACGATCTGGCTTTAGAATGGTATAACAAAGCCATCAACCTTGGCGGAACCAACGGCAATGCCGAAAAAATGATTGAGAAAATTATAGCGTTAAAAAACTAA
- a CDS encoding VanZ family protein produces the protein MHKTKKIIFFAYVALVFYLTLLPQENFSKLSTIEELGIFFKIDNFDKVVHCGMFGMMTILLFVAYKITNLRLMIIPFLVSFLIEILQGILTSLHRSFDFVDLMANLSGIALAYIAITYYLQHKKTQ, from the coding sequence GTGCATAAGACAAAAAAAATAATATTCTTTGCATATGTAGCGTTGGTGTTTTATCTGACGCTACTTCCACAAGAAAATTTTTCGAAATTAAGTACAATCGAAGAATTAGGAATCTTTTTTAAGATTGATAATTTTGATAAAGTTGTACATTGTGGAATGTTTGGAATGATGACGATTTTGTTATTTGTCGCATACAAAATAACAAATCTACGTTTGATGATAATTCCATTTTTGGTAAGTTTTCTTATCGAAATTTTACAAGGCATTTTAACATCACTTCATCGTAGTTTTGATTTTGTCGATTTAATGGCAAACTTATCCGGAATCGCCCTCGCATATATCGCAATAACATATTATTTACAACATAAAAAAACTCAGTAG
- the sov gene encoding T9SS outer membrane translocon Sov/SprA, which produces MKIHNEPKTIRKGSTIAALCFLFAMGTMSDVMAQESDTLKFPIRDQKGGLFLDNQIKYDVQYDAIKRQYILYPQIGTSLVSEPIYLTRQEYLTLVQNQDMKNYFRVKSQTNDQYYREERFGDKEGKKEGSILPSFKVKSKAFETIFGGSEISLIPQGYANLELGVFLQKIDNPMLLPQNRQTLTMDLNQRMQLSILGKVGENLQMKVNYDTQAGFGFENQMKLQWRKALGNKLDPFGGEDDILQNIEVGNISMPLSTSLITGAQSLFGVRTDLKFGRTNVSAVFSEQRSESKNIVVQGGGVMTDFKVAAEKYEYNRHFFLGQFFRDRYDKALENYPAINSNINISNIEVWKVDKSGGNQQNRRAIIALRDIAEGDTAPQNGNNKLYEEILDKKFTKISDARSFLNTHEFNGEQFQDGENFIVNENVRKLDASEFTFYPKLGYISLNTPLVDGEDLLAVSFQYSLSSDPTKLYKVGQMSSETDKPIIAKLIKPNSAVNVASPMWDLMMKNIYSLNAYGVSSEDFLMNINFKDNGKESSGTLNYLPNSAVSEQSLLQVLNMDRLNSNGQLQQNPDGSKGDGLFDFQSGLTIDTERGNIIFTSVEPFGKYLSNKLQGQNQEYVFNQIYRQLPNTLSGEKLANRYTLEGRYKGTVTDGIPLGAFNVPQGSVKVTSGGATLTEGVDYTVDYQLGRVKIINEQLKNSGAPINVSLENQSTFNLQKKRFMGINVEHKFSDKLMLGGTLINYQERPVTQKTQFGSEPVNNTIFGLNTQYNSEAEWLTRLTNKIPGIKTDQMSNISVQAEAAYLMPGMNKVTGGYSYIDDFEDAQSRISLLDVGSWKFGSTPGKPAGYSASGYHPFFPNGMKNDDLSFNNGRRMLSWYTIDPRFYGMGGSSPLTDQQMSTHMARRIKLKELFDQRDVMAGTNSYISTLDMTFYPQERGPYNVNPNAVDTKNWGAIMRPISVSNFKDSNVEYIEFWMMDPYADGKGGEGELLVHLGNVSEDVLKDGEMMYENGLPHSNNGVQVVESKWGKTPQLNPILYAFDTDGAARKQQDLGYNGLTDEEEAQRYGITSNNLVTGELDPANDNYLFFLDDRFRGASIGNTVQDRYRYFRNPQGNNSTDNPLHASSLTPDTEDINGDFNLDQTENYNQYTLKINRQTLEDPNNKFIVARKTVQGEFPDKTKHDVKWYQVRIPVDNFDLDLDGDGVEELNNDASIAQAESVLTAARFMRMVMRGFEEETTIRFGTFDLVRSEWRRYTKNVYPLMAAGNQEGTEEDKNIDDLEVGEVSIERNGTDRPRYMIPPGVYREQTQGATGIQSQNEASMTLKAKFKLGSTSKAIFKNTNLDLRRYKKLQMFVSAQNLLDRASNAIDNGTKLFIRVGSDYTDNYYEYEMPLKYTPQSSATESTVWPDENFIDLNTDLFTDAKKQRDAIDFNTLQRFNFAFDQENPNKTIYVKGRPTLGNVSSIMIGVRNTSGPTDKEVLLWVNELRLSEIDNQGGYAASANVQFNLGDFANVQVSGSTSSVGFGAIDQGPANRNQDESLQYALNAQVKLDKFLPKKWGMEIPFDFTIQESFVDPKYNPLDNDIIFDEAPNKAELEKVVRTYTQFKSFAFNNIRKVRSTNNNNPVRFYDPSNFSVSMMYSDNYYRDIYTQYNVNQQLRASINYNFGFRGKSYEPFKKWRAVQPKEESGKYLQFIREFNVNPLPTRFSFRTEIARTYSERQYRDISQYLGGGSSSNLIRPTYSNNFLFNWQYNLGFDLTKSLRLDLTSSTMTLNDGTTFQRADQDMIWQNMFTIGRPVQYDQQFQVNYKLPLKFFPYLNWMNVEAGFTSNYNWVATSTAYRNFEVDGRPVNLGNGTAQNSNSINLMGDLDFTKFYPEFKGYKRYDSILKGRRAEIDSLNTVYTTLFSKKRRTNKKSAYKFKHKFTAKDYGWMVLSSLKRANFTFNQTNGAVIPGLLYEPGFFGVDGKNGPSLGFVYGTQFDIKRQLVERGLIVGDELMTDAYQITKGSDFNGTALIEPIPDLRIDLNAKRTKDRRIYHSGFNLAVENPYIDELANLNISTVNIKTAFKDGDAIFEQFLTNTKTISERLAQKRGSGNKDGLGYYEGFNARSSDVLLPAFLAAVQGKDAGSSKLGYNRSIPVPNWRVTYTGLKSVPIINKYFDNVEISSSYNSTYTTTGIQSNPNFMLDTGIMGGGQVTGKDENGNYYTQNLYGAITMIESFSPLIGVDLTFRNSMQLRAQYNRDRLLSLSTTNYTYTEDYGSEYIVGFGYIFKDFKMKIRYQGNQKTIKGDLNIRGDFSLRDNQTTIRKVIYNFDDVQNPNVPTSIYGDSQITGGQRIMTFKLTADYNVSKNLNLRFYWDQMMSKYKISTAFPISQIRAGFSATFTFGN; this is translated from the coding sequence ATGAAGATTCATAACGAACCAAAAACTATTCGTAAAGGCTCTACTATAGCGGCTTTGTGTTTCCTTTTTGCAATGGGAACTATGAGCGATGTTATGGCTCAGGAAAGTGATACGCTTAAGTTTCCTATCCGAGATCAAAAAGGTGGATTGTTTTTAGATAATCAAATAAAATACGATGTACAATATGATGCGATAAAGCGTCAGTATATTTTATATCCTCAAATTGGAACAAGTTTAGTTTCCGAACCTATCTATTTGACACGTCAAGAATACCTGACTTTGGTTCAGAATCAAGACATGAAAAATTATTTCCGAGTAAAATCTCAAACCAACGATCAATACTATCGTGAAGAACGTTTTGGAGATAAGGAAGGGAAAAAGGAAGGAAGTATTTTACCAAGTTTTAAAGTAAAATCGAAAGCTTTCGAAACTATTTTTGGTGGATCAGAAATCTCATTGATTCCGCAAGGTTATGCAAATTTAGAATTGGGTGTTTTCTTGCAAAAGATAGACAATCCAATGTTGTTACCGCAAAACCGTCAAACGCTTACAATGGATCTTAACCAGCGTATGCAATTGAGTATTTTGGGGAAAGTCGGAGAAAATCTTCAGATGAAAGTGAATTATGATACGCAAGCTGGTTTTGGCTTCGAAAATCAAATGAAACTTCAATGGAGAAAGGCTTTAGGGAATAAATTGGATCCATTTGGAGGAGAAGATGATATTCTACAAAATATTGAGGTTGGTAATATTTCGATGCCGCTTAGTACTTCGTTGATTACGGGTGCGCAGTCACTTTTTGGAGTTAGAACAGATCTTAAATTTGGTCGTACAAATGTATCGGCTGTCTTTTCTGAGCAACGTTCGGAATCTAAAAATATCGTGGTTCAAGGTGGTGGTGTGATGACTGATTTTAAAGTCGCTGCCGAAAAATATGAATACAATAGACACTTTTTCTTAGGTCAATTTTTTAGAGATCGTTATGATAAAGCGCTAGAAAATTATCCTGCGATTAATAGTAATATCAACATTAGTAATATTGAGGTTTGGAAAGTCGATAAATCTGGAGGAAATCAACAGAATAGACGTGCTATTATTGCTTTGCGAGATATCGCAGAAGGTGATACAGCTCCTCAAAATGGTAATAATAAGTTGTATGAAGAAATCTTAGATAAAAAATTCACTAAAATTAGTGATGCGAGAAGCTTCTTAAATACTCATGAATTTAATGGAGAGCAATTTCAGGATGGAGAAAACTTTATCGTTAATGAAAATGTTCGAAAACTTGATGCTTCCGAATTCACTTTCTATCCAAAATTAGGATACATTTCCTTGAATACGCCTTTGGTTGATGGTGAAGATTTGTTAGCGGTTTCGTTTCAATATTCGTTAAGCTCTGATCCGACAAAATTATACAAAGTTGGACAGATGTCGAGCGAGACAGATAAACCAATTATTGCGAAATTAATCAAACCAAATTCTGCTGTTAATGTCGCTTCGCCAATGTGGGATTTGATGATGAAAAATATTTATTCGTTAAATGCTTATGGTGTTTCGAGTGAAGATTTCTTGATGAATATTAATTTCAAAGATAATGGTAAAGAATCATCGGGAACATTAAATTATTTACCAAATTCTGCTGTTTCAGAACAATCGTTATTACAAGTTCTGAATATGGATAGATTAAATTCGAACGGACAATTACAACAAAATCCTGACGGAAGTAAAGGAGATGGTTTGTTCGATTTTCAATCAGGATTAACTATTGATACAGAAAGAGGAAATATTATTTTCACTTCAGTTGAGCCTTTTGGTAAATATTTGAGCAATAAATTACAAGGTCAAAATCAAGAATACGTTTTCAATCAAATTTATCGTCAATTACCAAATACACTTTCTGGCGAAAAATTAGCCAATCGTTATACATTAGAAGGTCGATACAAAGGAACGGTGACAGACGGTATTCCGTTGGGTGCTTTCAACGTGCCACAAGGTTCTGTTAAGGTAACTTCTGGTGGAGCAACGTTGACAGAAGGCGTAGATTATACGGTAGATTATCAGTTGGGTCGTGTAAAAATCATCAACGAACAATTGAAAAATTCTGGAGCACCAATTAATGTATCTTTAGAAAATCAATCAACATTTAATTTACAGAAAAAACGTTTCATGGGAATTAATGTCGAGCATAAATTTAGTGATAAATTGATGTTAGGCGGAACTTTAATTAATTACCAAGAACGTCCAGTTACGCAAAAAACACAATTTGGTTCAGAACCTGTGAACAACACAATTTTTGGACTTAATACACAATATAACTCAGAAGCTGAGTGGTTAACTCGTTTAACAAATAAAATTCCGGGAATCAAAACTGATCAAATGTCGAACATTAGTGTTCAGGCAGAAGCAGCTTATTTGATGCCAGGAATGAACAAGGTTACGGGAGGTTATTCTTATATAGACGATTTCGAAGATGCACAATCTCGCATTAGTTTATTAGATGTTGGTTCTTGGAAATTTGGATCAACACCAGGAAAACCTGCTGGATATTCTGCCTCTGGTTATCACCCGTTCTTCCCGAATGGAATGAAAAATGACGATTTATCATTCAACAATGGTCGTCGTATGTTATCGTGGTACACGATTGATCCTCGTTTTTATGGAATGGGAGGAAGTTCACCTTTAACAGATCAACAAATGTCAACGCATATGGCGCGTCGCATTAAGTTAAAGGAACTTTTTGATCAACGTGATGTAATGGCTGGTACAAATTCGTATATCAGCACATTAGACATGACATTCTATCCGCAAGAACGTGGACCTTATAACGTTAATCCAAATGCAGTAGACACGAAAAATTGGGGAGCAATTATGCGTCCTATTTCAGTTTCTAACTTCAAAGATTCGAATGTGGAATACATCGAGTTTTGGATGATGGATCCTTATGCAGATGGAAAAGGTGGAGAAGGAGAGTTATTGGTACATTTAGGAAATGTTTCGGAAGATGTCTTAAAAGACGGAGAAATGATGTACGAAAATGGATTACCTCATTCTAATAATGGTGTTCAAGTTGTTGAATCAAAATGGGGGAAAACACCTCAGTTAAATCCAATTTTATATGCTTTTGATACAGATGGAGCTGCCCGAAAACAACAAGATTTAGGGTACAATGGATTAACAGATGAGGAAGAAGCGCAGCGTTATGGAATAACGAGTAATAATTTGGTTACAGGAGAATTAGATCCTGCGAATGATAATTATTTATTCTTCTTAGATGATCGTTTCAGAGGAGCATCAATTGGGAATACAGTTCAAGATCGTTACCGTTATTTCAGAAATCCACAAGGAAACAATTCAACCGATAATCCTTTACATGCATCATCTTTAACTCCAGATACTGAAGATATTAATGGTGATTTCAATTTAGATCAAACAGAAAACTATAATCAGTATACGTTAAAAATTAACCGTCAAACGTTAGAAGATCCAAACAATAAATTTATTGTTGCAAGAAAAACGGTTCAAGGGGAATTTCCTGACAAAACGAAACATGATGTTAAATGGTATCAAGTTCGAATTCCTGTTGATAACTTTGATTTAGATCTTGACGGAGATGGAGTAGAAGAGTTAAACAATGATGCGTCTATTGCACAAGCAGAAAGCGTATTAACAGCTGCTCGTTTTATGCGTATGGTGATGCGTGGTTTCGAAGAAGAAACAACAATTCGTTTTGGTACGTTTGATTTAGTTCGTTCTGAATGGCGTCGTTATACCAAAAATGTTTATCCTTTAATGGCTGCTGGAAATCAAGAAGGAACTGAAGAAGATAAAAATATCGATGATTTAGAAGTCGGTGAGGTTAGTATCGAACGAAATGGTACAGATCGTCCTCGTTATATGATTCCTCCTGGAGTATATCGTGAACAAACGCAAGGTGCAACAGGTATTCAATCTCAGAATGAAGCTTCGATGACTTTGAAAGCGAAGTTTAAATTAGGTAGTACTTCAAAAGCTATTTTTAAGAATACAAATTTAGATTTGCGCCGATACAAAAAATTACAAATGTTTGTATCTGCTCAAAACTTATTAGATAGAGCGTCAAATGCAATTGATAATGGTACAAAATTATTTATTCGTGTAGGTAGTGATTATACAGATAACTACTACGAATATGAAATGCCGTTGAAATATACGCCACAAAGTTCCGCAACAGAAAGCACAGTTTGGCCTGATGAAAACTTTATCGACTTGAATACAGATTTGTTTACAGATGCTAAAAAACAAAGAGATGCTATTGATTTTAATACATTGCAACGTTTCAATTTTGCTTTCGATCAAGAGAATCCAAATAAAACGATTTACGTAAAAGGTCGTCCAACATTGGGGAATGTATCTTCGATCATGATTGGGGTTCGTAATACATCTGGACCTACTGATAAAGAGGTTTTACTTTGGGTGAACGAACTTCGTTTGAGCGAAATTGATAACCAAGGAGGTTATGCAGCTTCTGCAAATGTGCAGTTCAATTTAGGTGACTTTGCAAATGTACAAGTTTCTGGAAGTACAAGTTCTGTAGGTTTTGGTGCTATCGATCAAGGTCCTGCAAATCGTAATCAGGACGAATCATTACAATACGCGTTGAATGCACAAGTAAAATTAGACAAATTCTTACCAAAGAAATGGGGAATGGAAATTCCATTCGATTTTACAATTCAGGAAAGTTTTGTCGATCCAAAATATAATCCATTAGACAACGATATTATTTTTGATGAAGCGCCTAATAAAGCCGAATTAGAAAAAGTTGTTCGTACTTATACGCAGTTCAAAAGTTTTGCTTTTAACAATATTCGAAAAGTTAGATCTACAAATAACAACAATCCTGTTCGTTTCTATGATCCTTCTAACTTCTCAGTTTCAATGATGTATTCAGATAATTATTATCGTGATATTTATACTCAATACAATGTAAATCAGCAATTAAGAGCATCGATTAATTATAATTTCGGATTTAGAGGAAAATCGTACGAGCCTTTCAAAAAATGGCGTGCGGTTCAACCAAAAGAGGAATCAGGAAAATATTTACAATTTATTCGTGAATTTAATGTGAATCCTTTGCCAACACGTTTCTCTTTCCGTACAGAGATTGCGCGAACGTATAGCGAAAGACAATATCGAGATATCAGTCAATATTTAGGAGGAGGAAGTTCTTCGAACTTAATTCGTCCGACATATAGTAACAACTTCTTGTTCAATTGGCAATATAATTTAGGTTTTGATTTGACAAAATCGTTGCGTTTAGATTTAACATCTTCGACAATGACGTTGAATGATGGAACAACTTTCCAGCGTGCAGATCAAGATATGATTTGGCAAAATATGTTTACAATTGGACGTCCAGTTCAGTATGATCAACAATTTCAAGTGAATTATAAATTACCTTTAAAATTCTTCCCATATCTAAATTGGATGAATGTTGAAGCTGGATTTACTTCGAATTATAACTGGGTTGCAACTTCTACAGCTTACAGAAATTTTGAAGTAGACGGAAGACCTGTTAATTTAGGAAATGGTACAGCTCAAAACTCGAATTCGATCAATTTGATGGGAGATTTAGATTTTACGAAATTCTATCCAGAGTTTAAAGGTTACAAACGTTACGATTCGATCTTGAAAGGTCGTCGTGCAGAAATAGATTCGTTGAATACAGTTTACACAACTTTATTCTCTAAAAAACGTCGTACAAATAAGAAATCAGCTTATAAATTCAAACATAAATTTACAGCAAAAGATTATGGTTGGATGGTTTTATCATCACTAAAACGCGCTAATTTCACATTTAATCAAACAAATGGAGCCGTAATTCCAGGATTATTGTACGAGCCAGGTTTCTTTGGTGTTGATGGTAAAAATGGACCAAGTTTAGGTTTCGTTTATGGAACACAATTCGATATCAAACGACAATTAGTTGAAAGAGGATTGATTGTAGGAGATGAATTGATGACGGATGCGTATCAAATAACAAAAGGTTCTGATTTTAATGGAACTGCTTTGATTGAGCCTATTCCAGATTTACGAATTGATTTGAATGCAAAACGTACAAAAGATCGTCGTATTTATCATTCAGGATTCAATTTAGCAGTCGAAAATCCTTACATTGATGAATTAGCAAATCTTAATATTTCGACCGTAAATATCAAAACAGCTTTCAAAGATGGAGATGCAATTTTTGAGCAATTCCTAACAAATACTAAAACTATTTCTGAGCGATTAGCACAAAAAAGAGGTAGCGGAAATAAAGATGGATTGGGTTATTACGAAGGATTTAATGCAAGAAGTTCTGATGTACTTTTACCAGCCTTTTTAGCGGCGGTGCAAGGAAAAGATGCAGGTTCTTCGAAGTTAGGATACAATCGTTCTATTCCGGTTCCGAACTGGCGCGTAACGTACACAGGATTGAAATCTGTTCCAATTATCAATAAATATTTTGATAATGTTGAGATTTCGAGTTCATATAATTCGACTTATACAACAACAGGAATTCAGTCGAATCCAAACTTTATGTTAGATACAGGAATTATGGGTGGCGGACAAGTGACTGGTAAAGATGAAAACGGAAATTACTATACACAAAATTTATATGGAGCCATTACCATGATCGAATCTTTCTCGCCATTGATTGGAGTAGATTTAACATTCCGTAACAGTATGCAATTGCGTGCGCAATATAACAGAGATCGTTTATTATCATTAAGTACAACAAATTATACGTATACAGAAGATTATGGATCTGAATATATTGTTGGATTTGGATATATTTTCAAAGATTTCAAAATGAAAATTCGTTACCAAGGAAATCAGAAAACAATCAAAGGTGACTTAAATATTCGAGGAGATTTCTCATTAAGAGATAATCAAACAACAATTCGAAAAGTAATTTATAACTTTGATGACGTACAAAATCCAAACGTACCAACAAGTATTTATGGAGATTCGCAAATTACAGGTGGACAGCGAATTATGACGTTTAAGTTAACGGCAGATTATAACGTAAGTAAGAATTTGAACTTGAGATTTTATTGGGATCAGATGATGAGTAAATATAAAATTTCAACAGCTTTTCCAATTTCTCAAATTCGTGCCGGATTTAGTGCTACCTTTACATTCGGAAATTAA